In Silene latifolia isolate original U9 population chromosome 3, ASM4854445v1, whole genome shotgun sequence, a single window of DNA contains:
- the LOC141646213 gene encoding respiratory burst oxidase homolog protein B-like → MKDIKEASEVDKGRPMKNLSSQLSAKFKQVSRELKRVASSNHRVGFDKLERAKTTAARALRGIQFINDSVGDQGWEQVEKRWNNLAVDGLLLRSRFGHCIGMNENENEFAEEIFDTLARRRGIVTATITKIQLGDFWEQLSDRTFDARVQTFFDLVDKDADGRITEAEVKEIITLSASANKLSKIQDHAQEYAALIMENLDPDSLGYIQLHNLEMLLLETPNHQNNSVTESRMLSQMLSQKLVPTKEPNPMKRTAKKIGYFIEDNWKRIWVILLWLSICMGLFTWKFLQYRNRYVFHVMGYCVTAAKGAAETLKFNMALILLPVCRNTITWLRSRTKLGMAVPFDDNINFHKVVAIGVAVGVAIHVLCHLMCDFPRLLNASDEAYRPLAQYFGEKRPPNYWWFVQGTEGWTGVIMLVLMAIAYILAQPWFRRNRVSLPRILRKLTGFNAFWYSHHLFVIVYALFIIHGWFLYLSKTWYKKTTWMYLAVPLLIYASERLLRSLRSGYETVHIQKVAVYPGNVLSLQMTKPHGFKYTSGQYIFVNCADISPFQWHPFSLTSAPGDDYISLHIRTLGDWTSQLKSLFSKLCQPPTRTDQSGLLRADIVNGSSYIPRMPRLRIDGPYGAPAQDYKKYDVLLLVGLGIGATPLISILRDVLYHIKQQKDDMETGMPNTNHGATNGSSSNKRKAFAVKRVYFYWVTREQGSFEWFRSVMNEAAENDPDHVMELHNYCTSVYEEGDARSALIAMLQSLHHVKNGMDIVSGTRVKTHFARPDWRSVFKHVAINHTDQRVGVFYCGAPGLTQDLRHLSHDFSKKTGTKFDFHKENF, encoded by the exons ATGAAAGACATTAAGGAGGCCAGCGAGGTGGATAAAGGGCGGCCAATGAAGAATTTGAGTTCTCAGCTTTCGGCTAAGTTCAAGCAGGTTTCACGCGAGCTGAAGAGGGTGGCATCTTCGAACCACCGTGTCGGGTTTGATAAACTTGAGAGGGCTAAGACCACTGCAGCGCGTGCATTGCGTGGCATCCAGTTTATTAATGATAGCGTTGGTGATCAAGGGTGGGAACAGGTTGAAAAACGCTGGAATAACTTGGCTGTTGATGGTTTGCTGCTTAGGTCCCGGTTTGGTCACTGTATTG GGATGAATGAGAATGAGAATGAATTTGCGGAAGAAATATTTGATACATTGGCTCGTAGGAGGGGAATTGTAACTGCAACAATAACAAAGATCCAACTCGGTGATTTTTGGGAGCAGCTCTCTGACCGCACTTTTGATGCTCGCGTCCAAACCTTCTTTGATTT GGTGGATAAAGATGCAGATGGTAGGATCACAGAAGCGGAAGTGAAAGAG ATTATCACACTTAGTGCATCAGCCAATAAACTCTCAAAAATACAAGACCATGCTCAAGAATACGCGGCACTCATCATGGAAAATCTTGACCCTGATTCCCTCGGTTATATTCAG CTGCATAACTTGGAAATGCTGTTGCTTGAAACCCCAAATCACCAAAATAACTCAGTCACAGAGAGTAGAATGCTGAGCCAAATGCTTAGCCAGAAACTAGTTCCAACTAAGGAACCCAACCCGATGAAGCGAACTGCGAAAAAAATTGGATATTTTATTGAGGATAACTGGAAAAGGATATGGGTCATACTCTTATGGCTTAGCATATGCATGGGCCTCTTTACTTGGAAATTTTTACAATACAGGAACCGTTATGTGTTCCATGTCATGGGGTATTGTGTTACTGCTGCCAAGGGCGCGGCCGAGACTCTCAAGTTCAACATGGCTCTCATCCTTCTTCCTGTGTGTAGGAACACCATCACCTGGCTTAGGAGCAG GACAAAGCTAGGAATGGCCGTGCCTTTTGACGACAATATTAACTTTCACAAGGTGGTAGCCATAGGAGTGGCGGTTGGGGTAGCCATACACGTCCTTTGTCATCTCATGTGCGACTTCCCGAGACTCCTCAATGCCTCGGATGAAGCCTATAGACCGCTCGCACAATACTTTGGAGAAAAGAGACCTCCCAATTATTGGTGGTTTGTCCAAGGAACAGAGGGTTGGACTGGCGTAATCATGTTAGTACTAATGGCCATTGCCTACATATTGGCACAGCCGTGGTTTAGGAGGAACAGAGTTAGCCTTCCTAGAATCCTCAGAAAGCTAACTGGGTTCAATGCCTTTTGGTATTCTCATCATTTGTTTGTCATAGTTTATGCCCTCTTCATTATCCATGGGTGGTTCCTCTATCTTAGCAAGACATGGTACAAGAAAACA ACATGGATGTATCTTGCTGTGCCGCTTTTGATATATGCATCTGAAAGACTGCTCCGGTCTCTAAGGTCAGGCTACGAGACTGTTCATATCCAAAAG GTTGCAGTCTACCCAGGGAACGTATTATCACTACAGATGACAAAGCCTCACGGATTTAAATACACAAGCGGACAGTACATTTTTGTTAATTGTGCTGATATTTCTCCGTTtcagtg GCATCCATTCTCCCTGACATCAGCTCCGGGGGATGATTACATAAGCCTTCATATTCGAACATTGGGTGACTGGACTTCTCAGTTGAAATCACTCTTCTCCAAGCTATGCCAGCCACCTACAAGAACGGACCAAAGTGGTCTCTTAAGGGCTGACATTGTCAATGGATCGTCTTACATTCCTAG AATGCCAAGGCTGAGGATTGATGGTCCATATGGAGCACCAGCACAGGACTACAAGAAATATGATGTCCTCTTGCTCGTAGGTCTAGGGATTGGAGCAACGCCCTTGATAAGTATACTTCGGGATGTACTTTACCACATCAAGCAACAAAAGGATGACATGGAGACCGGAATGCCTAATACCAACCATGGTGCTACTAATGGTAGTAGTAGCAACAAAAGGAAAGCCTTTGCTGTGAAGCGTGTCTACTTTTACTGGGTGACCCGAGAGCAGGGCTCCTTTGAGTGGTTTAGGAGTGTTATGAATGAGGCGGCAGAGAATGATCCAGACCATGTTATGGAGCTACATAACTATTGCACAAGTGTATATGAAGAAGGCGATGCCAGATCGGCTTTGATCGCCATGCTTCAGTCCCTACATCATGTTAAGAATGGCATGGATATTGTCTCCGGGACTAGAGTTAAAACACATTTTGCTAGGCCTGATTGGAGGTCTGTTTTCAAGCATGTTGCTATCAACCATACTGATCAAAGAGTTG GAGTATTTTATTGTGGTGCACCTGGATTGACGCAAGACCTCAGACATTTATCACACGATTTTTCTAAGAAGACGGGAACAAAGTTTGATTTTCACAAGGAAAATTTTTAG